One genomic segment of Podarcis raffonei isolate rPodRaf1 chromosome 7, rPodRaf1.pri, whole genome shotgun sequence includes these proteins:
- the LOC128418022 gene encoding protocadherin beta-16-like, whose amino-acid sequence MGDCFRRKQGLYLFLFLCFPGALCVSSHYSVPEEKKTGSLVANVLQDLKLGTGELFARRAQLVSKSAKQYFHLDTRSGDLLISEKIDREVLCGQTDPCLLLSQIVLENPLELHSIVVKIEDVNDNVPRFSTKEFDLEIPENVSPNTHFPLDSAQDEDLGRNSIQNYTLSPNEHFRLDVKSEEDGNKHVDLVLEKPLDREKDPHFGLTLTAVDGGEPQRTGTVKINIDVLDINDNSPQFTHSEYKVKLKENSPQGTLVFKVEATDLDFGSNAQITYSFHRMPEKIYNLFHLNEITGEITVSGQVDFEKETRYDMKIRATDVGGLSGHCKVLVEIEDVNDNVPEVSVISITSPLAEDSPLETLVALFTVTDQDSGDNGRTICSVETNLPFVLKPTMDNYYQLVVQSSLDREKVSEYNITITAIDQGSPRLTSTRIINVQISDVNDNPPVFEKSSCEMQIRENNIPGLLIGSVRAADLDTEKNAKVTYSLLPGKVTDGLVASYISVNSESGNLYVLRSLDYEQIKDFKVTVRATDGGSPPLSSEVTVRVIVIDENDNAPFFLYPLQNSTSPCNELVPKLVEAGYLVTKVVAVDGDSGQNSWLSYELLKATDPGLFSLGAQNGEVRTRRALSERDTSKQRLLIVVRDNGLPPQSSTAMLHVLPVGGFSDPYMKAVEVSKEEHEEDGTLTLYLVICLAAVSFVFLVCIVSFAAIKICRRDPRESFIAAPPHFPPARPDIPENCGDSQSGSLSRSYHYNVCLTGGSLSSEFRFLRPLIPVFSVGEPNLNVNQTTPSASQDIPDSLESRKPMEQVREISVFNTNRKNEIVFSFISILFCVEMIHSGLIENWIWSFVGGGIHLAPAIFLAGSTFLFPTSSFFHPSLIQDNSFTCIVELLCEPFCT is encoded by the coding sequence ATGGGAGACTGcttcaggagaaaacaaggtctgtatctttttcttttcctttgttttcctgGAGCATTGTGTGTTTCAAGCCATTATTCTGTGcctgaagaaaagaaaactgggTCTTTGGTGGCTAATGTGCTGCAGGATTTGAAATTGGGAACAGGGGAGCTCTTTGCTCGCAGAGCCCAGCTGGTGTCCAAAAGCGCTAAGCAATATTTCCACCTTGATACTCGCTCTGGGGATCTGTTGATAAGTGAAAAAATAGACCGAGAAGTTTTATGTGGCCAGACTGATCCTTGCTTGCTTCTCTCACAAATTGTGCTGGAAAACCCGTTAGAGCTCCACAGTATTGTAGTCAAGATAGAAGATGTGAATGATAATGTCCCCAGATTCTCTACAAAGGAATTTGATCTGGAAATTCCTGAAAATGTCTCTCcaaatacacatttccccttggaCTCTGCCCAAGATGAGGACCTAGGGAGAAATAGCATCCAAAACTACACTCTCAGTCCCAATGAACATTTCCGCCTCGATGTTAAAAGTGAAGAGGATGGAAACAAGCATGTGGATCTCGTCCTGGAGAAGCCACTGGACAGGGAGAAGGACCCACACTTTGGTCTGACTCTCACAGCTGTGGATGGAGGGGAGCCACAAAGAACAGGCACAGTTAAAATAAATATTGATGTTCTTGACATCAATGACAATTCCCCACAGTTTACTCATTCTGAATATAAAGTAAAGTTAAAGGAAAACAGCCCACAGGGTACTCTGGTCTTCAAAGTGGAAGCTACAGATTTGGATTTTGGTTCAAATGCACAGATCACCTACTCATTCCACCGGATGCCTGAAAAAATATACAATTTGTTCCACCTAAATGAAATCACTGGGGAAATCACTGTTTCAGGTCAAGttgattttgaaaaagaaaccAGGTATGACATGAAAATTAGAGCAACAGATGTAGGGGGCCTTTCAGGGCACTGCAAGGTTCTGGTAGAGATTGAGGATGTGAATGACAATGTCCCTGAAGTGTCCGTCATATCCATCACTAGTCCTTTGGCAGAGGATTCTCCCCTAGAGACACTTGTGGCTCTCTTTACTGTAACAGATCAAGACTCTGGTGATAATGGCAGAACCATTTGCTCTGTGGAGACAAATCTTCCCTTTGTCTTAAAACCCACAATGGATAACTATTACCAGCTTGTCGTCCAAAGCTCCCTCGACAGAGAGAAAGTCTCAGAGTATAATATCACCATCACAGCCATTGACCAAGGCTCCCCCAGGCTCACTTCAACAAGAATTATTAATGTTCAGATCTCAGATGTCAATGACAATCCTCCAGTATTTGAAAAGTCTTCATGTGAAATGCAGATACGGGAAAACAATATTCCAGGACTGCTCATTGGCTCAGTCCGTGCTGCTGATCTGGACACCGAGAAGAATGCCAAGGTCACCTACTCCCTTTTGCCTGGGAAGGTCACTGATGGCCTTGTGGCCTCTTACATCTCAGTCAACTCTGAAAGTGGAAATCTGTATGTCCTCCGATCCCTGGATTATGAGCAGATCAAAGATTTCAAAGTGACGGTGAGGGCTACAGATGGAGGGTCTCCTCCCCTCAGCTCAGAAGTTACTGTCCGAGTCATTGTCATAGACGAAAACGACAACGCTCCCTTCTTCCTCTACCCTCTTCAGAACAGCACATCCCCCTGCAATGAGCTGGTCCCCAAGTTGGTGGAGGCCGGCTACCTGGTCACCAAGGTGGTGGCTGTGGATGGAGATTCTGGCCAGAACTCGTGGCTTTCCTATGAGCTGCTGAAGGCCACAGACCCTGGTCTTTTCAGCCTAGGAGCCCAGAATGGGGAAGTGAGAACCAGGAGAGCCCTGAGCGAGCGAGACACCAGCAAGCAGAGACTCCTGATAGTGGTCAGGGACAACGGGCTCCCTCCCCAGAGCAGCACTGCAATGCTCCACGTCCTTCCTGTGGGTGGCTTTTCAGATCCTTATATGAAGGCTGTGGAGGTCAGTAAAGAGGAACACGAAGAAGATGGGACCTTGACCTTGTATTTGGTGATCTGCCTGGCTGCAGTCTCCTTTGTGTTCCTCGTTTGCATTGTTTCTTTTGCTGCCATCAAGATCTGCAGGAGGGATCCCAGGGAAAGTTTTATCGCTGCCCCTCCTCACTTCCCACCTGCCAGACCCGACATCCCAGAGAACTGTGGCGATTCTCAGAGCGGGTCGCTTTCCAGGAGTTACCACTACAATGTGTGCTTAACCGGTGGGTCCTTGAGCAGCGAGTTCAGGTTCCTCAGGCCCCTCATTCCTGTTTTTTCTGTGGGGGAGCCAAACCTCAATGTGAACCAGACCACTCCTTCTGCTTCCCAAGATATTCCTGATTCTTTGGAGAGCAGGAAGCCAATGGAACAGGTGAGAGAGATTAGTGTTTTTAATACAAATAGAAAAAATGAAATCGTCTTCTCATTTATCTCCATATTATTCTGTGTTGAAATGATTCATAGTGGCTTGATTGAAAATTGGATTTGGagttttgtgggagggggaattcACTTAGCACCTGCCATCTTTCTAGCTGGTTCAACTTTTCTATTCCCTACCTCCTCTTTCTTCCACCCATCACTTATTCAAGACAATTCTTTCACATGTATCGTTGAGCTTTTATGTGAGCCTTTTTGCACATAA